The genomic stretch AGTTGGCCGGGCACGGGCATGGCTTCCAGCGCCTTGAAGGTGACGCTATCGGCGGGACGTTGCTCGCGCAGGGCCTGGACGAAGGCCTGCACGCCCGGGCCATCCTCGGCGGCAGTTAGCAGGATTTCGGCGCTCCAGGCGGGCAGGGGCAGTGCCAGGCTGGCGAGCAGCAGGCAACCGCGCCAGAACCTGGCACTGAAGAGGGCGGTCATCCTTGACTGGGCAGGGTTCATGTCAGAACTCTAACTCCGCACTGAAGTAGAGCACATGGCGCTGGTCGTAGTTATTGTCGATCTGGGTGGTGGGCTGGCTGTCGAGGCGTTGTTGCAGCATGCCGGCCAACTCCAGATTGGCCTTGCCCAGGGCGATGCGCTTGGCGACTCGCATGTCGACCCGTTCAAAGCGATATTGGTTGAGTGCATCGTTGCCATAGTAGAACAGCGCGCTGGACCAGCCTTGCCCCCATTCGCGCATCCAGCCGGCCGAGCCGCTGTTGCGCGCGGTCTGTTGCCGGTCCAGCTCGTTGCTGGCGTCGGCATCCACATAAGCATAGGTCAGGCGCAGGCGGTCGGCGTTGTTCAGGTGCCAGTCCAACTGGGTCTCGGTACCGGTAAACCGCGAACTGTTGCTGTTGCTGGCGATGTACTGGTTGTTGCGCAATGGCTCGCTGATCATGCCGGTGATTTCGTCATAGAACAGCTTGATGTCGAGGTTTAGCCCGATATCGGCGAAAAAGCCGTTGTAGCCCAGTTCCCTGGAGCGCATCAGCTCCTTGTCGAGATCACCTGGGCCGCGGGTCTTGACGAAATACTGGCCGGAGTTCTGCCCGTAGGTGGGGGAACTGAGGTTGGTGACCCGGTAACTCCAGTTCACATTGTTCTCGAACATGTCCGGCGAGCGGATGGCTTCGGAATACACCGCCCGCAGCCCGTGACGCGGATTGATCAGATAGTTGACCGCAACCCTGGGTGTGAGCGAATTGCCACTCAGGTCGGTGTTTTCGTACATCGCCCCGCCCTGCAGCAGCCAGTGTTCGCTGGCGCGCCATTCCAGATGGCCGAACAGGCGCCAGGTGGTGTCATCCAGCCGGCCATTGAAGTAGGTGTCGGAGTCGGCGCGGTCGTAGCGGTAATTCATACCGCTGACCAGGCGCAGGCTGTCGGACAGGCTCAGGGTGTCCTGCACTTCCAGGTCGTAGCGGCTTTCCTTGGTGCTTTGGTCGATGTTGCCGCAGACACTCTCTTTGCCGCCGCTGTTCCATTGTTTCAGGACTTCTTCAGCCAGTGCCTGTTCTGCGGCGGAGCCTTGTGGAGGGCTGCCGTTTTCATAGTCCTGCATGTGCCGCGCCAACTTTTCAGCGTAGTTGGGGTTCATTTGCCACAGTTGGGTCAATTGCGGGCTGAACGAGACCTTGGCGTCACAGGCTTTCCAGATCTGCCGACGATCCCATTGCTGAGCCGAACCCTGGATATACAGGCTGTGGTCGGGATTGAAATCGAAGTTCCAGCGCAGGGAGGCGGCGTAGTCCTTGGCGGTGACGTCTGAATCGGTTCCACCATCGGTAATCCCGGCAAATACCGGCTTGTAGGTATAAGGCCGCTGGTTGGTGCCTTCCTTGGCGTTCAGCTGCCAGTCGATGCTCTGCTGCTGGTTGAGCGTCTGGCTGACCGCCAGGCTGAAGCGGCTCAGGCGCCGGCTATCGCGGTAATCGGCGCCCACCCGGTCGCTGTCAAAACCATCATCCTGTTGCCCGGACAGCGACAGTCGCAGGTTGCCGGTATCCCAGCCCAGGCCATGGCTGGCATACCAATCGTTGATGCCGCGCTCGCCCCGGGTCATTTTCATCCGCGTGCCCTGGCTGTTGGCCGGCGAGCGGGTAAGGATATTGACCACTGCCATCAGCGCGTTGGCGCCGTAGCTGACCGTATTGGGGCCACGGAACACTTCGATCCGCTCGATATCCTCCATGGCTACCGGAATATCGCTCCAATCCACGGTGGCCAGGCCTGCGCGGTACACCGAGCGACCGTCGATCAGCACCTGCATGCGCCGCGCTTCGCTGGCGTTGGTGCCGTGATAGTTGACGGCGGCCTGGTTGCCTGAGGTGTAGCCCACCATCATCCCCGGTACCAGGCGCAGTAACTCGGCGATATCCCGCGCACCGCTGGCCTTGATCAATTCGCTGTCGATCACCGTCATGCTGCCAGGCACGGCGGCGGCCGACTGCTTGAGACGGGTCGCTGTGAGGACCTGAGGCAGCGGCTGGTTGTCGAGGAACAGATCGTCGGCCAGCAACGGCGTACTGACCAACAGCGCCAGAAACAGAGATGAACGAGGAGGAGGGCCCAAATACACGGCACGGCCTTGATAATTACGGATAGCCGCCCATGTTAACTGAGGCTGGGGCTTTTGCCAGTCGGCACCCTCGCAATTACTGTGGTCTATTCGGCCATTTTCCGACAATCGCGGGAAATGACAGAAGGGCTGGCCGCCGTCAGGCCGGCCCGTATAATGCCGCCATCGCCACTGGTATGGATTAACGGATTGCATATGACTGAACAGCGCCCAATTGCGGTCCTGGGAGGCGGAAGTTTTGGTACCGCCGTGGCTAATCTGCTGGCTGAAAACGGTCATCAGGTGCGTCAGTGGATGCGCGATCCCGAACAGGCCGAGGCCATCCGGGTCAACCGCGAAAATCCTCGCTACCTCAAGGGCATCAAGGTTCATGCGGCGGTCGCGCCGGTCACGGACCTGCAGGCCACCCTGGATGACTGCGACCTGTGCTTTGTCGCGTTGCCTTCCAGCGCCCTGCGTTCGGTGCTGGCGCCCCATGCCGAGCGGTTGGCGGGCAAGATGCTGGTCAGCCTGACCAAAGGCATCGAGGCCCAGACCTTCAAGCTGATGAGCGAAATTCTCGAAGAAATCGCGCCCCAAGCCCGGATCGGCGTGCTTTCCGGGCCGAACCTGGCGCGGGAAGTGGCCGAGCACGCCTTGACCGCGACCGTGGTTGCCAGTGAAGACGAGTCCTTGTGCGAGCACGTGCAAGCGGTACTGCATGGCCGGACCTTTCGCGTCTACGCCAGTGCCGACCGCTTTGGCGTGGAACTGGGCGGCGCGCTGAAAAACGTCTACGCCATCATCGCTGGCATGGCGGTGGCCCTGGGCATGGGGGAAAACACCAAGAGCATGTTGATCACCCGCGCGCTGGCGGAAATGACCCGCTTTGCTGTCAACCAGGGGGCCAACCCCATGACGTTCCTCGGCCTGGCCGGGGTGGGCGACCTGATCGTCACCTGTTCGTCACCGAAAAGCCGCAACTACCAGGTGGGCTTTGCCCTGGGCCAGGGTCTGAGCCTGGAGGAGGCCGTGACGCGCCTGGGTGAAGTGGCCGAAGGGGTCAATACCCTTAAAGTGCTGAAGGCCAAGGCCCAGGAAACCGGGGTCTATATGCCGTTGGTCGCCGGCCTGCATGCGATCCTGTTTGAAGGGCGCACCTTGAACCAGGTCATCGAGTTGCTGATGCGTGCCGAGCCCAAGACCGATGTCGATTTTATTTCCACCAGTGGTTTCAACTGAGGAACGCGCGATGAACGATCCGAAAACAGCACCCAAGTATGAATCCATTGTCCTGCGCATCCTGTGGATGCTGGTGTTTGCCCTGGTATGGCAAGTGGCGCAGTTCATCCTCGGGGCGTTGGTGGTGGTGCAGTTGATCTACCGCCTGATCTACGGTGCACCGAACCTGGGCCTGATGAACTTTGGCGACAGCCTCAGCCAGTTCCTCGCGCAGATTGGCCGTTTTGGCAGTTTCCACAGCGAGCAGAAGCCCTGGCCCTTCGCCGATTGGCCCACCCCGCGCGCGCCGGAGGGCGAGGCCGCCCACAGCGTGCCGCCAGCCCCGCACCCGGTGCGCGATGAAGAGCCCAAGCTATGAAGCTGTGGGTGTTGCGCCACGGTGAAGCCGAGTCCCATGCGCCCAGTGATGCCCAGCGCAACCTGACCGAGCGCGGCCGCGAAGAAGTGCTGCACAGCGCCGCACACCTGATCGGCCAGCCTATCAGCGCGATCATCGCCAGCCCTTACGTGCGGGCGCAACAGACGGCACAGTTGGTGAGCGAGGCATTGGGGTTCGTGCCAGAGGTCCGCACCGTGCCGTGGCTGACGCCGGACGGCAACCCCCTGCACGTGCTGGAAAAACTCGACACCGATGACAATGTGCTGCTGGTCAGCCATCAACCCCTGGTGGGTAACCTGATCAGTTTTCTGCAGCACGGGCACCAGCGCCAGCCGCAACCCATGCACACCGCCAGCCTGGCAGAGCTGGAAGGGGACTTTCCGCTGGCGGGTCTGATGAGCCTCAATAGCATCAAAAATCCCTGATTTTTCAGGCACAACACAATCAACGGTGGGAGCGGGCTTGCTCGCGAATACGGTGTATCAGTCAATGAATATATTGGCTGACACTGCGCATTCGCGAGCAAGCCCGCTCCCACACTTATTCGTGTTGTGTCAGCAAGGAACTTGCAGTGCTCCTTTGTGCATGGAATAGTCAACCAAGCAAGTGCTTGGTTGGCTACCGTCGAAACACACAGGAGCGCCCCCATGTCTGTCGCTTTTCGTTTGCCGCTGCAGGTCTTCTTTGAACGTGAGGCGCGCCACCCGCGCCAGCACTTCCTGGTCCAGCCCATGGGCGGCGGCGAGGTGCAGACCCTTACCTGGGGCGAGGTCGGTCACCAGGCCCGCTGCGCTGCCCGATGGCTGCGCGCGCGGGAGCTGCCCCAGGGCTCGCACATTGCCCTGATCTCGAAAAACTGCGCGCACTGGATCATCGCCGACCTGGCGATCTGGATGGCCGGGCATGTTTCGGTCCCGCTGTATCCCAACCTCACCGCCGACACCGTGGCCCATGTGCTGGAGCACTCCGAGGCAGCGCTGGTGTTTATCGGCAAACTCGACGACTGGCCGGCCATGGCCCCGGGCATCAAGGCTGGGCTATCGACGATCAGCCTGCCGCTATGCCCCGAGGGCGAGTTCGATTTCACCTGGGCCGATCTGCAAGCCTGCCCGTCGATCCAGGATGACCCCGCGCCGGCGCTCACGGACTTGGCCACCATCATCTACACCTCAGGTACCACCGGCTTGCCCAAAGGTGTGATGCACACCTTCGGCGGCCTGGGGTTTGCGGCGACCCGTGGCACCGAGCTGTTCGGCTTGGGCGAGGGCGATCGCCTGCTGTCCTACCTGCCACTGTGCCATGTGGCCGAGCGCATGTTTGTCGAGCTGGCCTCGATCTACACCGGGCAAACGGTGTTTTTTGCTGAAAGCCTCGATACCTTCCTCACCGACCTGCAGCGCGCCCGGCCCACGGCCTTGTTCGGCGTGCCGCGGATCTGGACCAAGTTCCAGATGGGGGTGTACGGCAAAATCCCGGAAAAACGCCTCGAGCTGTTGCTGCGCCTGCCATTCATCGGCAAGCGTGTTGGCCGCAAGGTCCTCGCGGGGCTCGGGCTGGACGCGGTGCGGGTGGCCCTGTCTGGTGCTGCGCCGGTGCCCGAGGCGCTACTGCGCTGGTACCTGCGCCTGGGCCTGGATGTGCTGGAGGTGTATGGCATGACTGAAAGTTGTGGCTACTCCCATGTCTGTCGTCCCGGCCAGCAGAAAATCGGCTGGATTGGCCTGCCATGTCCAGACGTGGAGGTGCGCATCGATCCGGCTGGCGAAGTCCAGGTGCGCAGCGGCGCGACCATGCTCGGTTACTTCAAGGACCCGCAGAAGACCGCCGAGACCCTCACCGAAGACGGCTTCCTGCGTACCGGTGACAAGGGCGAGCAGGATGCCGAAGGCCGCTTGCGCCTGACCGGGCGCCTCAAGGAAATCTTCAAGACCAGCAAGGGCAAGTACGTCGCCCCGGCGCCCATCGAAAACCGCCTGGCGGTACACGGGCGCATCGAACAGGTATGCGTGGTCGGCGATGGCCTCAGCGCGCCGATGGGCTTGTGCGTGCTGTCTGCGGTGGGCTTGCAGGAGGCTGCGGGCGAGGCCCGGCAATCATTGCACGGCAGCCTGGAACGCCTGCTGGAAGAGGTCAACCAGGTGCTGGATAAACATGAGCGCTTGCGCCAACTGGTGGTAGTGAAAGACAGTTGGGCCGTGGAAAACGGCTTTCTGACACCGACCCTGAAGATCAAGCGCAATGTCATCGAGTCAACCTACGGCCCACAGCTCCAGGCCTGGAGCGCGCGCTCCGAGGTGGTGTTGTGGCAGGATTGAGCATTCAATAAAACCAAGAAGGACACTGCAATGAGCCTGTGGCGCACCGTTCCCGACATCGAGCAAATCAATGCCAGACAGAAAAACACCATTGGTGAAGTGCTGGATATTCGCTTTGAGGGCTTCGACGACGAGTCCCTGACCGCCAGCATGGTGGTCGACCATCGCACCCATCAACCTTATGGGCTGCTGCACGGCGGCGCCTCAGTGGTACTGGCTGAGACGGTGGGCTCCGTGGCCAGCTACTTGTGCATCGACCCCAGCAAGTTCTATTGCGTGGGCCTGGAAATCAACGCCAACCACTTGCGCGGTGTGCGTTCCGGGCGGGTGACGGCGGTGGCCCGGGCAATCCATATCGGGCGCACCACCCATGTCTGGGACATCCGCCTGACCAGCGACGAGGGCAAGGCCAGTTGTGTATCGCGCCTGACCATGGCCGTGGTGCCCTTGGGCGAAAACCCGCCGGCGCGATAGGCGTGGCGTGAGTGTCATCATTCCTGGCAGTTACAGTCATTGCTGTAACGGCCGGGCATGGGGACAATCCCTTCCTGTTTTGAATGATGAGCTGGCTATGTCGCAACATGTGTTTTTCACTCATGCCAATGGCTTCCCTTCGGCGACCTACGGCAAGTTATTCGATGCCCTGGCGCCGGAGTACACGGTGGCGCATCTGTCGCAGCACGGCCACGACCCACGGTTTCCGGTGGATGACAATTGGCAGAACCTGGTGGATGAACTGATCCACCACCTGGAGCAGCAGCCGCAGCCCGTGTGGGGCGTCGGCCACTCACTGGGCGGGGTGTTGCATTTACACGCGGCCCTGCGTTGCCCGCAGTTGTATCGCGGGGTGGTGATGCTCGACTCGCCGGTGCTGACCCTTGCCGACCGCTGGGTGATCCGTGCGGCCAAGCGCTTTGGCCTGATCGACCGCCTGACCCCCGCCGGCCGCACCCTGGGCCGGCGCGAAGAATTTTCCGACCTGGACGCCGCCCGCCAGTACTTTTCCGGCAAGACGCTGTTTCGCGGGTTTGACCCGGAATGTCTGGAGGCGTACCTGCAACATGGTTTGCAGCAGGTCGGTGATCGCCTGCGCCTGCGGTTCGATCCGGCCACTGAAATCAGCATCTACCGGGGCGTGCCGCACACCAGCCCCGGCCAGACCCGCCAATTGAAAGTGCCACTGGCGGTGGTGCGCGGTCGGCAGAGCCGGGTAGTGATGCGCCATCATGCCAGTGGCGTCGCGCGCCTGCCCATGGGCGAGATGCTGACCATGCCCGGCGGCCACATGTTTCCCCTTGAGCGCCCGCAGGACACGGCGGCCCTGATCAAGAACCTGTTTACCCGCTGGGAAGCCCGTGAGCGCAGTTGCGCATGACCATGCCTGTCGAAGAAGTGCGTCTGAGCTTGCCGCATATCGAGCTGGCGGCCCACCTGTTCGGGCCGGAAGACGGCCTGCCGGTGATTGCCCTGCATGGCTGGCTGGATAACGCCAACAGCTTCGCGCGCCTGGCACCCAAGCTGCAGGGCTTGCGCATTGTTGCCCTGGACATGGCCGGTCACGGCCACTCGGCCCACCGCCCGGCTGGCGCAGGTTATGCGGTATGGGACTACGTGTTTGATGTGTTGCAAGTGGCCGAACAACTTGGCTGGAAACGTTTTGCATTACTTGGCCATTCCCTTGGTGCGATTGTCTCCACCGTGCTGGCCGGGGCCTTGCCGGAGCGTGTGACGCACCTGGGGTTGATCGACGGCGTGATCCCGCCGACCGCCACCGGCGAGAATGCCGCCGAGCGCCTGGGCATGGCCTTGCAGGCGCAAATCAGCCTGCAAGACAAGCGCAAGCCGGTGTACGGCACCCTCGACCGAGCGGTGGAAGCGCGGATGAAAGGCGTGGTGGCGGTCAGTCGTGAAGCGGCGCAGCTCCTGGCCCAGCGCGGCTTGATGCCGGTGCCGGGTGGCTACACCTGGCGCAGCGACAGTCGGCTGACCCTGGCTTCGCCGATGCGCCTGACGGAAGAGCAGGCCATGGCTTTCGTGCGCCGAGTGGCATGCCCTACACAGTTGGTGGTCGCGCAAGAGGGCATGTTGGCCAAGCATCCCGAGCTGCTTTCGCAGCTTCCTTTCACTGTAACCACCCTTGCAGGTGGCCATCATTTGCACCTGAATGACGAGTCGGGAGCGGCTCTTGTTGCAGACTGTTTCAATCGGTTCTTCACCGCGCCTTGACTTGGCGGGGGCAACTGTCGAGGCTGGGCGGATTGAAAGGGAGTCAACCATGAACAATCCGAATACCGCGAAGGCATCCACCGGCCAAGGCGCACCGATCCGATGAGCAGTGCCAAGGGAGTTATCCGTGTGCTTGGGCTGTGCTGCATCAGCCCGTTGGTTTTTGCTGCTGATCTGCCGGGAAGCCAGGACCTGCCCAGCGTGGCCCGTCAGGTGGATGCGCAGATTGTCGACTACCGTCCCGCCGAAGAAAAAGAACGCATCTACCCCATGGGCGCGATCCGCAAGATCAGCGGCCAGTTGCGCTACGAAGGCCAGGCCACGGCGCGTGGCCAAGTGACCGCCATCACCTATGAACTGCCCGCCGAGCACACTTCCAGCGCAGCCTTCAAGGCTACCCGCGAGGCGTTGCAAGAGCAGGGCGCGCAGTTGCTGTTCTGGTGCCAGGCCCGTGATTGCGGCGAAAGCAGTCTCTGGGCCAACGAAGTACTGGGCAACGCCAAGCTGGTCGGCGCCGATGGTCAGCAGGAGTTCCTGTTGTTGCGCCTGGCCGCTCCCCAGGACAACTCCCTGGTGGCGCTGTACGGCATCACCCGTGGCAATCGCCGGGCTTACCTGCATGTCGAGCAAATGGACGCCAGCGCACCACTGGGGCAATTGCTGCCGACTTCGGCCACGCTGCTGCGCGAATTGAAAAGCACCGGCGACCTGGATTTCCCCTTGTTGGGCGCTGAGCCTGACACAACGTGGTTGACCCTGATTTCCCGTGGGTTGAACCTCGATACCACCTTGCGGGTCAGTTTGAGCGGACCCAACGCTGAAGCCTGGCGCCAGGGCCTGATCGACAAGGGCGTGCGTGCGGCGCGTTTGGAAACCGTCACTGGCGAGGCCAAGGGCCTGCACCTGCAAGTGATCCGCTGATCGTTTCTGGGCGAACGGACCCGCGCCGTTCGCCTACGCTCTCCCTCAACAAGACTTCTTTTCGAGAAACCACATGCTTAACAATGATCGCCTGCTGGTGCAGATCCTGCTCCTGGTGCTGTTTGGTGCCAGTTTCTGGGTGATGGCGCCATTCTGGTCGGCGCTGTTCTGGGGCGCGGTGCTGGCGTTTGCCAGTTGGCCACTGATGCGCCTGTTGACCCGCGCCCTGGGTGGCCGCGAGTCCCTGGCGGCGGGAATCCTGACCTTGGGCTGGATGTTACTGGTGGCGGTGCCGCTGGTGTGGCTGGGCTTCAACCTGGCCGACCATGTGCGCGACGCCGTGACGCTGATCAAGGATATCCAGGTCGATGGCCTGCCCGAAGCGCCGGACTGGCTGGGTTCCATCCCGTTCGTGGGGGAGCGGCTGGTAGGCATGTGGGACAGTATCGACCAGCAGGGCGCGGCCTTGATGGTCACGCTAAAACCTTACCTGGGGCAGGTCGGCAACTGGTTGCTGGCCCGTAGTGCACAGATCGGCGGCGGCATCCTGGAACTGACCCTGAGCCTGGTGTTTGTGTTCTTTTTTTACCGCGACGGGCCGCGCCTGGCGATGTTCGTCCACCGCTTGCTGGAGCGCTTGATCGGTGAGCGTGCCGGGTACTACATCGACCTGGTGGCCGGTACCGTACAGCGGGTGGTCAACGGTGTGATTGGCACCGCCGCGGCCCAGGCACTGTTGGCACTGATTGGCTTCTTGATCGCCGGCGTGCCCGGGGCGCTGGTGCTGGGGATCGTTACCTTCCTGCTGAGCCTGATCCCCATGGGGCCGCCGCTGGTCTGGATCCCGGCCACAGCCTGGCTGGTCTGGAAGGGCGATTACACCTACGCGGTGTTTCTTGGTGTCTGGGGCACATTCATCATCAGCGGTGTGGACAACGTACTTAAACCCTACCTGATCAGCCGCGGCGGCAACCTGCCGCTGGTGATCGTGTTGCTGGGGGTGTTTGGCGGGTTGATTGCGTTTGGCTTTATCGGCTTGTTTATCGGGCCGACGTTGCTGGCAGTGGCGTATAGCCTGTTAACCGATTGGAGTGCGAGCCAGGCGCAGGTTCGCCGCGAAGACAGGACAGGCTAATTCGTTGTTGTAGGAGCCGGCTTTGAGCTTGCGGTGAACTTGAAGTCGCTATCGCCGGCAAGCCGGCTCCTACAAGGGGCTAATCCCTGGGCAGCCACATTTTCGCCGTTAACCCAGCACCTGCTGATTCCTCCAGATGTAATTGGCCGCCCAACCGCTTCACCGCCTCCTTGGCAATGGTCATTCCCAACCCCACGCCACCAGAGTTGCGGTTGCGCGAGCCTTCAAGGCGAAAAAACGGCTCGAACACCGCCTCACGCTGTTCGGCTGCAATCCCCGGCCCATGGCCGATCACCCGGATCACTAATGCCTGGGTGCTGTCCCGCAGTTCAAGGCGCGCCGTGCCGGCGTAGCGCAGGGCGTTGTCGATCAAGTTGTTCAGGCACGAACGCAAGGCCATGGGCTGCACTTGCAACGGAGCACTTTGGCCCAGGCACTCAGCAATTCGCGGATCGGTACATCATCGTCGACGATCAGTGCGCGGGTGTTCCAGCGCTTGTCCTCGGAGGCGAGTTCATGGGGCAGGGCGAAAGGGGGAGGTATGGTGCGATCATCTGCCTGGTTGGCCGCCAGGCCCTGGGGCGGCGGCGGGGTCATTGCGTTGAGCATAGGCACTGTGTGGGCGCGCAGGAGACGTTACGCCCGGAGCATGTTGCAGGCGTGTCGCAAATGTATCGGCTTTGAAATATTAGCCCGTTCTCCCCGTTAAATAAGCGCTTGCCGAGGATTTACC from Pseudomonas fluorescens encodes the following:
- a CDS encoding alpha/beta hydrolase translates to MTMPVEEVRLSLPHIELAAHLFGPEDGLPVIALHGWLDNANSFARLAPKLQGLRIVALDMAGHGHSAHRPAGAGYAVWDYVFDVLQVAEQLGWKRFALLGHSLGAIVSTVLAGALPERVTHLGLIDGVIPPTATGENAAERLGMALQAQISLQDKRKPVYGTLDRAVEARMKGVVAVSREAAQLLAQRGLMPVPGGYTWRSDSRLTLASPMRLTEEQAMAFVRRVACPTQLVVAQEGMLAKHPELLSQLPFTVTTLAGGHHLHLNDESGAALVADCFNRFFTAP
- the sixA gene encoding phosphohistidine phosphatase SixA, producing MKLWVLRHGEAESHAPSDAQRNLTERGREEVLHSAAHLIGQPISAIIASPYVRAQQTAQLVSEALGFVPEVRTVPWLTPDGNPLHVLEKLDTDDNVLLVSHQPLVGNLISFLQHGHQRQPQPMHTASLAELEGDFPLAGLMSLNSIKNP
- a CDS encoding hotdog fold thioesterase, whose amino-acid sequence is MSLWRTVPDIEQINARQKNTIGEVLDIRFEGFDDESLTASMVVDHRTHQPYGLLHGGASVVLAETVGSVASYLCIDPSKFYCVGLEINANHLRGVRSGRVTAVARAIHIGRTTHVWDIRLTSDEGKASCVSRLTMAVVPLGENPPAR
- a CDS encoding AI-2E family transporter — translated: MLNNDRLLVQILLLVLFGASFWVMAPFWSALFWGAVLAFASWPLMRLLTRALGGRESLAAGILTLGWMLLVAVPLVWLGFNLADHVRDAVTLIKDIQVDGLPEAPDWLGSIPFVGERLVGMWDSIDQQGAALMVTLKPYLGQVGNWLLARSAQIGGGILELTLSLVFVFFFYRDGPRLAMFVHRLLERLIGERAGYYIDLVAGTVQRVVNGVIGTAAAQALLALIGFLIAGVPGALVLGIVTFLLSLIPMGPPLVWIPATAWLVWKGDYTYAVFLGVWGTFIISGVDNVLKPYLISRGGNLPLVIVLLGVFGGLIAFGFIGLFIGPTLLAVAYSLLTDWSASQAQVRREDRTG
- a CDS encoding alpha/beta fold hydrolase, which gives rise to MSQHVFFTHANGFPSATYGKLFDALAPEYTVAHLSQHGHDPRFPVDDNWQNLVDELIHHLEQQPQPVWGVGHSLGGVLHLHAALRCPQLYRGVVMLDSPVLTLADRWVIRAAKRFGLIDRLTPAGRTLGRREEFSDLDAARQYFSGKTLFRGFDPECLEAYLQHGLQQVGDRLRLRFDPATEISIYRGVPHTSPGQTRQLKVPLAVVRGRQSRVVMRHHASGVARLPMGEMLTMPGGHMFPLERPQDTAALIKNLFTRWEARERSCA
- a CDS encoding TonB-dependent receptor plug domain-containing protein translates to MYLGPPPRSSLFLALLVSTPLLADDLFLDNQPLPQVLTATRLKQSAAAVPGSMTVIDSELIKASGARDIAELLRLVPGMMVGYTSGNQAAVNYHGTNASEARRMQVLIDGRSVYRAGLATVDWSDIPVAMEDIERIEVFRGPNTVSYGANALMAVVNILTRSPANSQGTRMKMTRGERGINDWYASHGLGWDTGNLRLSLSGQQDDGFDSDRVGADYRDSRRLSRFSLAVSQTLNQQQSIDWQLNAKEGTNQRPYTYKPVFAGITDGGTDSDVTAKDYAASLRWNFDFNPDHSLYIQGSAQQWDRRQIWKACDAKVSFSPQLTQLWQMNPNYAEKLARHMQDYENGSPPQGSAAEQALAEEVLKQWNSGGKESVCGNIDQSTKESRYDLEVQDTLSLSDSLRLVSGMNYRYDRADSDTYFNGRLDDTTWRLFGHLEWRASEHWLLQGGAMYENTDLSGNSLTPRVAVNYLINPRHGLRAVYSEAIRSPDMFENNVNWSYRVTNLSSPTYGQNSGQYFVKTRGPGDLDKELMRSRELGYNGFFADIGLNLDIKLFYDEITGMISEPLRNNQYIASNSNSSRFTGTETQLDWHLNNADRLRLTYAYVDADASNELDRQQTARNSGSAGWMREWGQGWSSALFYYGNDALNQYRFERVDMRVAKRIALGKANLELAGMLQQRLDSQPTTQIDNNYDQRHVLYFSAELEF
- a CDS encoding AMP-binding protein, yielding MSVAFRLPLQVFFEREARHPRQHFLVQPMGGGEVQTLTWGEVGHQARCAARWLRARELPQGSHIALISKNCAHWIIADLAIWMAGHVSVPLYPNLTADTVAHVLEHSEAALVFIGKLDDWPAMAPGIKAGLSTISLPLCPEGEFDFTWADLQACPSIQDDPAPALTDLATIIYTSGTTGLPKGVMHTFGGLGFAATRGTELFGLGEGDRLLSYLPLCHVAERMFVELASIYTGQTVFFAESLDTFLTDLQRARPTALFGVPRIWTKFQMGVYGKIPEKRLELLLRLPFIGKRVGRKVLAGLGLDAVRVALSGAAPVPEALLRWYLRLGLDVLEVYGMTESCGYSHVCRPGQQKIGWIGLPCPDVEVRIDPAGEVQVRSGATMLGYFKDPQKTAETLTEDGFLRTGDKGEQDAEGRLRLTGRLKEIFKTSKGKYVAPAPIENRLAVHGRIEQVCVVGDGLSAPMGLCVLSAVGLQEAAGEARQSLHGSLERLLEEVNQVLDKHERLRQLVVVKDSWAVENGFLTPTLKIKRNVIESTYGPQLQAWSARSEVVLWQD
- a CDS encoding NAD(P)H-dependent glycerol-3-phosphate dehydrogenase — translated: MTEQRPIAVLGGGSFGTAVANLLAENGHQVRQWMRDPEQAEAIRVNRENPRYLKGIKVHAAVAPVTDLQATLDDCDLCFVALPSSALRSVLAPHAERLAGKMLVSLTKGIEAQTFKLMSEILEEIAPQARIGVLSGPNLAREVAEHALTATVVASEDESLCEHVQAVLHGRTFRVYASADRFGVELGGALKNVYAIIAGMAVALGMGENTKSMLITRALAEMTRFAVNQGANPMTFLGLAGVGDLIVTCSSPKSRNYQVGFALGQGLSLEEAVTRLGEVAEGVNTLKVLKAKAQETGVYMPLVAGLHAILFEGRTLNQVIELLMRAEPKTDVDFISTSGFN
- a CDS encoding DUF4389 domain-containing protein, which translates into the protein MNDPKTAPKYESIVLRILWMLVFALVWQVAQFILGALVVVQLIYRLIYGAPNLGLMNFGDSLSQFLAQIGRFGSFHSEQKPWPFADWPTPRAPEGEAAHSVPPAPHPVRDEEPKL
- a CDS encoding DUF4892 domain-containing protein, giving the protein MSSAKGVIRVLGLCCISPLVFAADLPGSQDLPSVARQVDAQIVDYRPAEEKERIYPMGAIRKISGQLRYEGQATARGQVTAITYELPAEHTSSAAFKATREALQEQGAQLLFWCQARDCGESSLWANEVLGNAKLVGADGQQEFLLLRLAAPQDNSLVALYGITRGNRRAYLHVEQMDASAPLGQLLPTSATLLRELKSTGDLDFPLLGAEPDTTWLTLISRGLNLDTTLRVSLSGPNAEAWRQGLIDKGVRAARLETVTGEAKGLHLQVIR